In Candidatus Liberibacter africanus PTSAPSY, the genomic stretch ATCCCATATCCATAAAAATACAAGTTACTTCATCAATAACTTGTGTCAGCGGATGAATCCTTCCTCGGCGACATGGAGAAGAAAAAACTGGCAAAGACACATCCACAGATTGAGATGATACTTGTTCAGAAATCAACTGATCACGTATAAACTCTTTGCGAGAAGATATCTTTTCAGAAATATCAAGTTTAAACTGATTGAGAATAGCTCCTCTAGAGCGAACCTTATCTGGATCCAATCCCTTTAAATCCCTTAAAAGAGAAGATATAGAGCCATTTTTCCCCAAAGCAGCAACACGAATTGCATTAAGAGAATTCATATCAGTAACAGATGAAATAGATTCATAAAGAGAAGATCTCATCCTCTCGATATCATCTTCAAAACGATCATTTCCAGTCATATACCCCCCCAATCCAAATTATAATTAATCTAAAAAAACTAGACCTAGGGAGAAAAACTACATTGATACGAAGAGATAAATGATAAAATCTCTCAACCCTACGCTGTCTTGTGCGATAAATTAGATTCTGAAATATCAACAAATCTTTTAAAACAATCTGGCTTCGCAATGGCAATCTCAGAGAGGACTTTACGATCAAGAACTACGCCTGCTTTATTCAAACCATCAATAAACTGGGAATAATTTAAACCATATAGACGAACAGCTGCATTAATGCGCTGAATCCAAAGAGACCTAAAATCACGCTTTTTAGTTCTACGATCACGATACGCATACTGCAAAGAACGATCTACTGCTGCTTTAGCGACACGTATGGTATTCTTACGGCGCCCATAAAAACCTTTAGCGGCTTTCAAAACTTTTTTATGTTTAGCGTTAGAAACAACGCCTCTCTTAATACGAGTCATTATCTCACCCCTTCAAAAGACGGAATAGCTTATCTAAAAGAATTAAATACCATTCGGCAAATAATTCCTTATAATTTTTTTTGCATCAGCGGGTGCCAGAACCATAGCCCCACGTGCATTCCTAATAAACTTATTTGATCTCTTGATCATCCCGTGACGCTTTCCAGCAGCTTGCGCCTTAACTTTTCCAGTAGCAGTAGTGCTGAAACGCTTCTTAGAAGAAGAATGCGTTTTCATCTTAGGCATTTATCACCTCAACCTCAAAAACAAACATAAAATTTATCAACACTAAAACAAGAATCAATAAAACCATAATAATTGATTCTAAAACTACGCAAACTAGGAAAGATAGTCAAGAAAATATAGAAAAATAAAATCAGACGCATTTCGAAGACAAAATCATATTCATCTGCCTTCCTTCTAATTTAGGATCACAATCAATCCTAGACACTTCACTAACATACTCTTTTATATCCTCTAGGAGTTTATATCCTAGGTTCTGATGCATAATTTCACGCCCACGAAACTTGACGGAAATTTTTACTTTACAGCCATCCCTTAAAAATCCATCTATAGCTTTAAGCTTAACTTGAAAATCATGCGGATCAATAACGGGACGAATCTTTACTTCTTTTATCCCAGTACTTTTTTGCTTTTTACGTGCTTCCGCTGCATTTTTTTGTATAGTATATTTTAATTTTCGCAAATCAAGTATCTTGCAAATAGAAGGGGTAACCGAAGAATCAATCTCAACAAGATCCAAGTTACTCTCCCTAGCCATTCTTAAAGCCTCAGAAGAACTGATCTCATTACTTTGACCATCAGCTGTAATAAGCTTAACAACCTCAGGATTATGCAACAAAACCTCATCGTTAACACGATAATTATCTTTAGAGCCTACATCTAATTTAGATGATCTAGATATCTTGCGAATCGCCATATTATCCTTTACTAAAAAACGTCTTCAAAAATATGCAGTAACTACACATTTTAGTCAAGCATATTTAAATGTTATCAAAAGAACTTTAACCACCAATAAGAAGCAAAGATCAAAATAGTTCGTTAAGAACACCATAATATTCTTTCACAAAATTCTATCATTATCAAAAATAACTTTCAAACTTGTAAATTGAGAAAATACTTCTTTTTCTTTTGCGACAATGACAATCTCTTGCTATAGTTATAAAATGCAGAAAAAACCTACCCCCCTATCAAGAATACGCAATTTTTCTATAGTAGCCCATATTGACCATGGAAAATCAACTCTTGCCGATCGATTTATTCAATACTGTAGAGGGCTTACTGAACGCGAAATGTCATCACAAGTCCTTGACAACATGGATATAGAACGCGAACGAGGAATTACAATTAAGGCACAAACAGTTCGCCTCACTTATACGGCTGAAGATGCTCAAGATTATCAATTAAATCTCATAGATACCCCAGGACATGTGGATTTTACATATGAGGTTTCTCGCTCTCTTTCAGCATGCGAAGGATCTCTACTAGTTGTGGATGCATCTCAGGGCGTGGAGGCACAGACTCTTGCAAATGTTTACCAAGCAATTGATAATAATCATGAACTTATCACTGTTCTTAACAAAGCAGATCTTCCATCAGCGGATCCAGATCGTGTAAAAAAACAAATTGAAGAAACAATCGGAATTAGCACAGAAGATGCCTTACTTGTTTCAGCAAAAACAGGAGAAGGAATACCTTTACTTCTAGAAAAGATTGTCCAACGATTACCGCCCCCTATAAGCCCAGAAGGAGAAAATTCTCCCCTTAAAGCCCTGCTAATTGATAGTTGGTATAACAGTTATCTTGGTGTCATGGTTCTAGTGCGAATTATAAACGGGAAACTGACCAAAGGACAATCTATACGATTAATGGGAACTAATGCAAAATACCAAGTAGAACGCATTGGAATTTTAACACCTAAAATGATAGATGTAGAAGCGTTATATCCCGGAGAAATTGGAACCATCATAGCCTCAATTAAGGACGTATCACACACACGTGTTGGCGATACCATAACCGACGATAATACGCCTACTACTTCCGCCTTACCCGGATTCAAACCAATACAACCCGTAGTGTTTTGTGGAATTTTTCCTGTTGACGCTACCCAATTTGAAAATTTACGAACAGCGATCAATAAATTACGCCTTAATGACGCATCTTTTTCTTTTGAATTAGAAAATTCCACCGCCCTAGGGTTTGGTTTTAGATGCGGATTTCTCGGTCTCCTGCATCTAGAAATCATTCAAGAACGCCTCGAAAGGGAATTTGACTTAGATCTCATCGGCACTTCTCCATCTGTCGTATACCAGCTGCATATGCATAATGGTAATATGCTAGAGCTCAGCAATCCAATAGATATGCCAGATGCAACTAAAATTTCTGAATTGCGAGAGCCTTGGATTAAAGTAACCATCATAACACCAAGCGAATATCTAGGGCATATTCTTAAACTATGCCAAGAAAGACGTGGAATACAAATAAACATGAGTCACGTAAGCAATCGCACGGTGCTGACATACGAACTGCCTCTCAATGAAGTTATTTTCGATTTTTATGATCGCCTAAAATCAGTCTCAAAGGGATACGCATCTTTCGATTATCATGTAATTGATTATAGAGAAAGTGATCTAGTAAAGTTAACTATCCTAGTTAATAACGAAACAATAGATGCACTTTCCATATTAGTCCACCGTTCCATTTCTGAAAAACGTGGTCGCGCGATATGTGAAAAATTAAAAAATCTCATTCCACAACAAATGTTTCAAATAGCAATTCAGGCAGCAATCGGAGGTCGTATAATCGCGAGAGAAACTGTAAAAGCACGCCGCAAAGATGTGACAGCAAAGTGCTATGGAGGAGATATAACACGTAAACGCAAATTATTAGAAAAACAAAAAAAAGGAAAGAAACTCATGCGCCGCTTTGGAAAAGTAGATATACCACAAAATGCCTTTATTTCTATTTTGAAAACCAACAACGAATAAACCATATAGCAATATAACGCCACCAATATATCACACACCAAATAGAGCACTTTATCCTTTTTTAATGTCATAACATCCTTTTTCTACATTTTAAATGTTATTGCGTATTTGTCTTTTACTCGTTTACTCATGAAACATTTAATTCCAAAATTAGATAGACAAAGATCACGGATAGAAGAAATACAAAATACACGACATCATAAGCAAAAACAGCTAACCTCTTGATGTTCTCTGTTTTAAAAGTGGCAAAGTAATGAATAAAAAATTTATAATGATAGCCTTGAATAGGCTTAGCTATTGATGATATGAAGCAATATTATTTCTCAAGTCTATGTGGGATTTTATAGGGCCTACTATTCATTTGAAAGTATCATTAACTTTATCTATAAAATCGTATTTTAGCCTTCTATCGAATCTACAAATATATTGAAAGATCTGTGATGGATATTCTTTTTGACACGAAATTAATTAATATAAATCGCCTACGATCTTTTCGACAAAAAAACTTTTCTTCTTATTTCCTTTTAGACAGAGTAGCTAAAGAACTCGCCTTTCGACTGAATATGATCAACCAAAATTTCGAAAATGCCCTAGAATTACATGGCATAACAGGAATAGTTGGATCTACATGTATGGAAAAAAATAATATTCAGCGCATGATCCGCACCGAAATATCAGAAGAATTTTCTAATTCAAAAGATGAATTTATCACCTGTCCACTAGAGGAAATTCCATTAATTTCTAAACCCATTGACTTAATTTTATCTCCTCTAAATATACATATCATCAATGATACTTTAGCAACACTTCTAAAAATTAACCATACACTAATACCAGGAGGAGTTTTTTTAGCAGCAATTCCCGGAACAGGAACTCTCCTTGAACTTCGTAAATCATTGCTCAAGGCGGAAACAGAATTAACTGGCGGTGCTAGCCCCCGAATCATTCCATTCATGGATATTAAAAGCACAGGAGCACTCATCCAAAAAGCTGGATTCATTTCTCCCATTATAGATCAAGATACTTACACCGTATACTACAAATCAATGTTTCACCTAATGCATGATCTACGTAGAATGGGTATGTCTAATCCCCTTATCAATCGAAGCAAAATCCCTCCTCATAAATCACTTTTCAAACACGCTTCTAAAATATATACAGCAGAAAACTCTGATTCAACGGGAAACATAACCGCTAGTTTTTCTATTATTTACGTTATCGGATGGAAACCTGTTTCTAAAAAGATATAGACATAAATACACCATATCAAAAAACAATACCAAATAAACAATACACCTCTGAAAGAAAAAACTTTTTCTCATTCCAACACTAAAGAAAATCTATATCAAATAACACGTTTTAAAACTAAAGATTAAAAAATTTAACACGATGATCTTAATATCAATAATTTAAAGACCCCCATCTAAATAGGGGGTCTTATAAGGTTACTTATTCCTTACTAATAAGTCGTGTGTATTCTCCATTTAACTTAACAATCACATATAACCAAACAAACGTAAGGACCAAAAAGATAGCAGTTAAAATAGGAGAAATACTCGAAAAAGTTGCCATAGGAAATATCGTAAAGATAGAAAACTGAATTATAGCTCCACCAGACTTAGCAAGCCTTCCTCCTATAACATCTACTACTGCCTTACCCTTGATTCTAAATTCATCATCCAAAGGAATAAAGGCCATTTCCTTAGTCGCATCAAACATCGTATATTTAGTTGCCTTACTCAAAACATTCTGTAAAGCACCTAAAAAAACTGCTAATGCCAAAGGAGTTATTTTTATAATATTTTCTGTTATAGGCAAAAGACTGTTTTCACAAATAACAAACACAAAAAATCCACCTCCTGTAATCAATATCATTAAAGGAGTGAGGATAGCGGAAGTAAACCATCTAAATCTTTTTAAAATATTACTCCCTAGAATCATAAACATAATAGTCACAACACCAGTCCATTGTACAAACTGACCCATGAAATACGCATAATCACCCTGTGCTGGATATAATTGTCGAATTTTTGCTTTCCAAGGACCTTCAACCAAATTGATGGTAGTTCCATAGCAAATTACTAGCAAAATGATATAACCCAAGTACTTAGACTGCAACGCCATCTTTATACTGTCAAATACTGATAACTTTAATTTTTGCTTGAGAGCGCCCTTTTTAGGAGAATATTGATTCGGATCCGTTAAAACATATACATTCATCCATCTGTATATGGCCATCAGCAAAACACTAGAAAATATTAACGTAAGCATCGAATAAGAAATCATTTCATCATTCGAAAGACTGGAAAACTTTACTATAATACTACCAGCAAGTATCAAACCTATATTACCAACTAATCCAAAAGTCGCATAAAAACGGCTTGCCTCTTCTGTCTTGGTAATTCTATTTGCAAATTGCCAAAACATAAGATTAATCATCACAGCACCCCAAAGCTCTGCAAAAACATAAAACAGAGCAAAAGACCACTTGCCAACTAAATAAATAAACCATTTACAATAAGGCAATGAATCTGCTAACGCACGCACCGATTCTGCAGAAGGATGGATAAAATCACGATACGGATAGAGAATAAAAGCAAAAACTGCGAAAAAAGAAACGAAGAAACAAGTAACTACATAAAAAAGTTTCTCACCATCTAAAATATTAGATAACTTCATATACACAACAGTAAAAAGAATCGCGGAAGGAAGAACACACCATAACTTCACGAAACTTATTACTTCTGCCCCCATATTCGGAATAATCAAAGTATCTTTCAAAGGCCTCAAAGTACTAAAATTAAATAATACAAGAAACATCATAAGGGTCATAGGGATAAATTTCTTCGCCTCTGACATCTTCACGGCACAAAAAATCTGCCATATTTTCAACAAAAAATTACATGTCTTCTGATTGCATACCACGATAAAAATCTTTCAAAAGAGGTTAAAGCCTAATACTCACGACAATTGTTTTTGAATCAAATACTTTCATCAAGTTTGACTTAAAAAAAAAGTATTTATACATATAATATCAAACCAACTGAACACAAGTATTACTTATCGTATTAATAATACTTTTTCCACATTTGATACAATAACAAGGATTTAATTCCAATTTTAAAACGACAGTATCTTATGCATCTCAAGAGAAAAAATAAAATTTTTCATTTTATAATACAATTAATCACGGTTATCTCAATATATTGCAAAAGAGAATATTCCCACCATAAAATCTCTTGTCAATAAGAACAAAAATAGGCAACAACACAGACCCAATGTTCTAATAATACTATACTAAAGGAAAAAGATGAGCAGCCATAAGACACATATATAATCTTATTCATCTTAATAATGTAGATTATTCCACTAAAATCAGAATGAAAAATCACATGTTATAGAAAATAATCTTTATATACTTTGTAATCATTGTAAAAATGATTCCCATCCACGTAATCAACAACGCGACTTGAAAAAGAAATGGAAAAATAAACTACTACTATACCAAATAAAAACCAAACGTTACCGCTGCTCCATTTTATACCTAATGAAACAATTTTATCTCTAAAAGTTATATGATCAATACTATGTTCCATAATCATTTTCTCCCCTATTCTGGATTTTAAATTATTTAGTCCAAGAAAAGATATATTTTATTAAGGTTAAATACTTCCTAATAAATAGAAAACATTCTTCCCATTAATCTAAATGCCGTCTATGTAAAGAATAGTTGCGCAATAAAGAAATAAGGGGCTGGTCTGCTGGCAGTATAGAATAATTTTGCAAATCCTTAAGAGTTACCCATTGTATTTTCTGTCCTTCACAAGATTGTGGAATTCCCTCAAAATAATGACAAACAAAAAAAGGCATTAAAAGATGAAATTTCTCGTATGGATGACTGATAAAAGTCAGGGGAATCAATGAACATGGATTAACAACAATGGCCAATTCCTCAAACAATTCTCGTACTATCGCCTCTTCTGGCGTTTCTCCAGCTTCGATCTTTCCTCCCGGAAACTCCCAAAAACCCCCATGCGATCTATTCTCAGGACGATGAGAAAGTAAAACTTTTCCATTTGATTCAAAAACTGCGCACGCAGTTACCAATAATATTTTTTTTACATCCATAAAAATTCCATTTTTCATAACGACATGATAAATTGTTGCAGAGAACTAACAACACAAGCATTTGGAAACTCCAACAACAAAAGAAACACTTCCTTTGCATAATAAAACTTGCCG encodes the following:
- the infC gene encoding translation initiation factor IF-3 codes for the protein MAIRKISRSSKLDVGSKDNYRVNDEVLLHNPEVVKLITADGQSNEISSSEALRMARESNLDLVEIDSSVTPSICKILDLRKLKYTIQKNAAEARKKQKSTGIKEVKIRPVIDPHDFQVKLKAIDGFLRDGCKVKISVKFRGREIMHQNLGYKLLEDIKEYVSEVSRIDCDPKLEGRQMNMILSSKCV
- the rpmI gene encoding 50S ribosomal protein L35 — its product is MPKMKTHSSSKKRFSTTATGKVKAQAAGKRHGMIKRSNKFIRNARGAMVLAPADAKKIIRNYLPNGI
- the rplT gene encoding 50S ribosomal protein L20, whose product is MTRIKRGVVSNAKHKKVLKAAKGFYGRRKNTIRVAKAAVDRSLQYAYRDRRTKKRDFRSLWIQRINAAVRLYGLNYSQFIDGLNKAGVVLDRKVLSEIAIAKPDCFKRFVDISESNLSHKTA
- the lepA gene encoding translation elongation factor 4, coding for MQKKPTPLSRIRNFSIVAHIDHGKSTLADRFIQYCRGLTEREMSSQVLDNMDIERERGITIKAQTVRLTYTAEDAQDYQLNLIDTPGHVDFTYEVSRSLSACEGSLLVVDASQGVEAQTLANVYQAIDNNHELITVLNKADLPSADPDRVKKQIEETIGISTEDALLVSAKTGEGIPLLLEKIVQRLPPPISPEGENSPLKALLIDSWYNSYLGVMVLVRIINGKLTKGQSIRLMGTNAKYQVERIGILTPKMIDVEALYPGEIGTIIASIKDVSHTRVGDTITDDNTPTTSALPGFKPIQPVVFCGIFPVDATQFENLRTAINKLRLNDASFSFELENSTALGFGFRCGFLGLLHLEIIQERLEREFDLDLIGTSPSVVYQLHMHNGNMLELSNPIDMPDATKISELREPWIKVTIITPSEYLGHILKLCQERRGIQINMSHVSNRTVLTYELPLNEVIFDFYDRLKSVSKGYASFDYHVIDYRESDLVKLTILVNNETIDALSILVHRSISEKRGRAICEKLKNLIPQQMFQIAIQAAIGGRIIARETVKARRKDVTAKCYGGDITRKRKLLEKQKKGKKLMRRFGKVDIPQNAFISILKTNNE
- the mutT gene encoding 8-oxo-dGTP diphosphatase MutT is translated as MDVKKILLVTACAVFESNGKVLLSHRPENRSHGGFWEFPGGKIEAGETPEEAIVRELFEELAIVVNPCSLIPLTFISHPYEKFHLLMPFFVCHYFEGIPQSCEGQKIQWVTLKDLQNYSILPADQPLISLLRNYSLHRRHLD
- a CDS encoding Npt1/Npt2 family nucleotide transporter, with translation MVCNQKTCNFLLKIWQIFCAVKMSEAKKFIPMTLMMFLVLFNFSTLRPLKDTLIIPNMGAEVISFVKLWCVLPSAILFTVVYMKLSNILDGEKLFYVVTCFFVSFFAVFAFILYPYRDFIHPSAESVRALADSLPYCKWFIYLVGKWSFALFYVFAELWGAVMINLMFWQFANRITKTEEASRFYATFGLVGNIGLILAGSIIVKFSSLSNDEMISYSMLTLIFSSVLLMAIYRWMNVYVLTDPNQYSPKKGALKQKLKLSVFDSIKMALQSKYLGYIILLVICYGTTINLVEGPWKAKIRQLYPAQGDYAYFMGQFVQWTGVVTIMFMILGSNILKRFRWFTSAILTPLMILITGGGFFVFVICENSLLPITENIIKITPLALAVFLGALQNVLSKATKYTMFDATKEMAFIPLDDEFRIKGKAVVDVIGGRLAKSGGAIIQFSIFTIFPMATFSSISPILTAIFLVLTFVWLYVIVKLNGEYTRLISKE
- a CDS encoding SAM-dependent methyltransferase, with translation MDILFDTKLININRLRSFRQKNFSSYFLLDRVAKELAFRLNMINQNFENALELHGITGIVGSTCMEKNNIQRMIRTEISEEFSNSKDEFITCPLEEIPLISKPIDLILSPLNIHIINDTLATLLKINHTLIPGGVFLAAIPGTGTLLELRKSLLKAETELTGGASPRIIPFMDIKSTGALIQKAGFISPIIDQDTYTVYYKSMFHLMHDLRRMGMSNPLINRSKIPPHKSLFKHASKIYTAENSDSTGNITASFSIIYVIGWKPVSKKI